In Bradyrhizobium sp. CCBAU 051011, the following are encoded in one genomic region:
- a CDS encoding ArgE/DapE family deacylase: MTTDPQQRILDAVDAGFDAQLATTRDFVAIPSTRGAEGPCQDMIGDLLRQRGYEVDDWHIDVEDLKGLRGFGPIEHDFSKARTVVGTYRPSNNAGRSLILQGHCDVVPAGPLDMWETPPFSPTIKDGRMYGRGACDMKSGTIGALYALDAIKAAGLKPTARIHFQSVIEEESTGVGALSTLQRGYRADACFIPEPTGETMVRSQVGVIWFRLKVRGFPVHVFEAGAGANAIMAAYHLIHALQKLEADWNERAKADRHFKAVSHPLNFNPGIIKGGDWASSVPAWCDVDCRIAVLPGWSIAECQKEILACVSAAARDHRFLSNNPPQVEWSGFLSEGYELTNSAEPEAAFAKAFGAVYGGTVPDRAFTALTDTRFYGLNYNIPSLCFGAKGAAMHGFNEYVELDSLRKSTKATALFIAEWCGVERV; encoded by the coding sequence ATGACGACCGATCCGCAACAAAGAATCCTCGACGCCGTTGACGCCGGCTTTGACGCGCAACTGGCGACGACACGGGATTTCGTTGCGATCCCCTCGACCCGCGGCGCTGAAGGGCCGTGTCAGGACATGATCGGCGATCTCCTGCGCCAACGCGGCTATGAGGTCGATGACTGGCATATCGATGTCGAGGATTTGAAGGGTCTGCGCGGCTTCGGCCCGATCGAACATGATTTCTCCAAGGCACGCACAGTGGTCGGTACCTACCGTCCCTCCAATAATGCCGGCAGATCGCTGATCCTGCAGGGCCATTGCGACGTCGTTCCGGCAGGTCCCCTCGACATGTGGGAGACGCCGCCGTTCTCGCCCACGATCAAGGATGGCAGGATGTACGGCCGCGGCGCCTGCGACATGAAGTCCGGCACCATCGGCGCGCTCTATGCGCTGGATGCGATCAAGGCCGCGGGACTGAAGCCTACGGCGCGCATCCATTTTCAGTCCGTGATTGAGGAAGAGAGCACTGGCGTCGGCGCGCTCTCGACCCTGCAGCGCGGTTATCGCGCGGACGCCTGTTTCATCCCGGAGCCGACCGGCGAGACCATGGTCCGCTCGCAGGTCGGCGTGATCTGGTTTCGGCTGAAGGTGCGCGGCTTCCCGGTGCACGTCTTCGAGGCCGGCGCGGGCGCCAATGCGATCATGGCGGCCTATCACTTGATCCACGCGCTGCAAAAACTCGAGGCTGACTGGAACGAGCGCGCCAAGGCGGACCGCCATTTCAAGGCAGTCAGCCATCCGCTCAACTTCAACCCCGGCATCATCAAGGGCGGCGATTGGGCCTCCAGCGTGCCGGCCTGGTGCGACGTCGATTGCCGCATCGCGGTCCTGCCAGGCTGGTCGATCGCCGAATGCCAGAAGGAGATTTTGGCCTGCGTGTCGGCGGCCGCGCGCGATCATCGCTTCTTGTCCAACAATCCGCCGCAGGTCGAATGGTCGGGTTTCTTGTCGGAGGGCTATGAACTGACGAACTCTGCCGAACCGGAAGCCGCTTTTGCGAAAGCGTTTGGCGCGGTCTATGGCGGCACGGTGCCGGATCGGGCGTTCACCGCGCTGACCGATACGCGGTTCTACGGGTTGAACTACAACATCCCGAGCCTCTGCTTCGGCGCGAAGGGTGCCGCGATGCACGGCTTCAACGAATATGTCGAACTGGATTCGCTGCGGAAGTCGACGAAAGCGACTGCGCTGTTCATTGCAGAATGGTGTGGGGTGGAGAGGGTGTAG
- a CDS encoding cobalamin-binding protein — MRQFPPRRIVCLTEETVETLYLLGEQDRIVGVSGYAVRPPQVRREKPRVAAFISADIPKILALEPDLVLAFSDLQADIVADLVRAGIAIHVFNQRDIAGILAMVRTLGAMVGAAGHADQLARNFEERLARIAATPRPAPKPKVYFEEWDDPLISGIGWVSELIEIAGGEDALPNLRFQQAAKDRIISPDAVRDAAPDVILASWCGKKVVPDRIRQRPGWSDIPAVRNNRIVEIKSTIILQPGPAALTDGLDAIVKALWPSPVS; from the coding sequence ATGCGCCAGTTCCCACCCCGCCGGATCGTTTGCCTCACCGAAGAGACCGTTGAGACGCTGTACCTGCTCGGCGAGCAGGACCGCATCGTCGGCGTCTCCGGCTATGCGGTGCGGCCGCCGCAGGTCCGCCGCGAGAAGCCGCGGGTCGCCGCCTTCATCTCCGCCGACATTCCGAAGATTTTGGCGCTCGAGCCGGATCTCGTGCTGGCCTTCTCCGACCTTCAGGCGGACATCGTCGCCGATCTGGTGCGCGCCGGGATCGCCATCCACGTCTTCAACCAGCGCGACATCGCCGGCATTCTCGCGATGGTCCGCACGCTCGGTGCTATGGTCGGGGCGGCGGGGCACGCAGATCAACTCGCGAGAAACTTCGAAGAGCGCCTCGCACGCATCGCGGCGACGCCCCGGCCCGCGCCGAAGCCAAAGGTCTATTTCGAGGAATGGGACGATCCACTGATCTCCGGCATCGGGTGGGTGTCCGAACTGATTGAGATCGCCGGCGGCGAGGACGCGCTGCCGAACTTGCGGTTTCAGCAGGCGGCCAAGGACCGGATCATTTCGCCTGATGCGGTGCGCGACGCGGCGCCCGATGTGATCCTCGCCTCCTGGTGCGGCAAGAAGGTGGTGCCGGATCGTATCCGCCAGCGTCCCGGCTGGAGCGATATCCCGGCCGTGCGCAACAACCGCATCGTCGAGATCAAGTCGACGATCATCCTGCAGCCCGGCCCGGCGGCGCTGACGGATGGGCTGGACGCGATCGTGAAGGCGTTGTGGCCTTCGCCGGTGTCGTAG
- a CDS encoding PaaI family thioesterase codes for MTPLEKIQSMRMPFAELKGVTFTEAGQDRVVAKMLVRPDLCTLRNTIHGGAVMALADSVGAAATVINLPADAKGTTTIESKTNFIGGAKEGSTVIATATPVHRGRRTQVWQTRLETEDGKLVAIVTQTQMVL; via the coding sequence ATGACGCCGCTCGAGAAAATCCAGTCGATGAGAATGCCGTTCGCGGAACTGAAGGGCGTGACCTTCACGGAAGCAGGACAGGATCGGGTGGTAGCAAAGATGCTGGTGCGGCCAGATCTCTGCACGCTGCGGAACACGATTCACGGCGGCGCTGTGATGGCGTTGGCGGATTCGGTTGGCGCAGCGGCGACCGTCATCAACCTGCCGGCGGACGCCAAGGGCACGACCACGATCGAGAGCAAGACCAATTTCATCGGCGGCGCCAAGGAAGGATCGACCGTAATCGCCACCGCCACGCCGGTGCATCGGGGACGCCGCACCCAGGTCTGGCAGACGCGGCTGGAAACCGAGGACGGCAAGCTGGTCGCGATCGTCACCCAAACCCAGATGGTGCTGTAG
- a CDS encoding phenylacetaldoxime dehydratase family protein translates to MESAIPAHLQTARTRHRRVGDDYAPPYPSFVARHKPSVTRVVMAYFGLQTRGTPSIAAEQALARLASDFAAKDGPTHWDRARYVDEAGFTNAVTVAYWDDRQTFDRWFLPTRERWTGGERTNDGFGTFIEALYPSVEGYETLFSSLGRPEGVAVLADGMSGEVLEHAYWGGMRDRIPLSQTSEMAPSGSARAVRDGARVRIIPHDNVCLIRSGQDWGDTEAAERKMYLGDVEPVLREGMDFLRDHGRSIGCYANRYMTVVGPDGAATEKSYGMSWWKSLSALERWAESHPTHVRIFGAAMKYLSTLGPAAKLRLYHEVTIARADEQLFEYVDCHPQTGMLNAVEAA, encoded by the coding sequence ATGGAATCCGCAATCCCTGCACATCTGCAAACCGCGCGAACGCGTCACCGCCGCGTCGGCGACGATTATGCGCCGCCCTACCCGTCGTTCGTGGCGCGGCACAAACCGAGCGTCACGCGGGTGGTGATGGCCTATTTCGGCCTCCAGACCCGCGGAACGCCATCGATCGCTGCCGAGCAGGCGCTGGCCCGGCTTGCCTCGGATTTCGCGGCCAAGGACGGCCCGACGCATTGGGACCGCGCGCGCTATGTTGACGAGGCCGGTTTCACCAACGCGGTCACGGTGGCCTATTGGGACGATCGGCAAACATTCGATCGCTGGTTTCTGCCCACGCGCGAGCGCTGGACCGGCGGCGAGCGAACCAATGACGGGTTCGGCACTTTCATCGAGGCGCTTTACCCCTCCGTGGAAGGCTATGAGACGTTGTTCTCTTCCCTCGGCAGGCCGGAGGGCGTCGCCGTTCTCGCCGACGGCATGAGCGGCGAAGTGTTGGAGCACGCCTATTGGGGCGGCATGCGCGACCGCATCCCGTTGTCGCAAACCAGCGAGATGGCGCCATCAGGCTCGGCCCGCGCCGTTCGTGATGGCGCACGCGTCCGCATCATCCCGCACGACAATGTCTGCCTGATCCGCTCTGGCCAGGATTGGGGCGACACCGAAGCCGCCGAACGCAAGATGTATCTCGGCGATGTCGAGCCGGTGCTGCGCGAGGGCATGGATTTCCTGCGCGACCATGGCCGCTCGATCGGCTGCTACGCCAACCGCTACATGACGGTGGTTGGCCCCGACGGCGCGGCGACCGAAAAATCCTACGGCATGAGCTGGTGGAAAAGCCTGTCGGCGCTCGAACGTTGGGCGGAATCGCACCCGACCCATGTCAGGATTTTTGGCGCCGCCATGAAATACCTGTCGACGCTCGGGCCGGCCGCAAAACTGCGGCTCTACCACGAGGTCACCATCGCCCGCGCCGACGAGCAGCTTTTCGAATATGTCGATTGTCACCCGCAAACCGGAATGCTGAACGCGGTGGAAGCGGCCTGA
- a CDS encoding carbon-nitrogen hydrolase family protein codes for MGLVHQKYKVAVVQAAPVFLDLDATVDKTISLIEEASANGAKLIAFPETFIPGYPWQIWLGAPAWAIGRGFVQRYFDNSLAFDSPQAEKIRQAVKRARLTAVLGLSERDGGSLYIAQWLIGPDGETIAKRRKLRPTHAERTVFGEGDGSDLAVHDRADVGRLGALCCWEHLQPLSKYAMYAQNEQVHVGAWPSFSLYDPFAHALGHEVNNAASKVYAVEGSCFFLGPCAVVSQAMIEELCDSPEKHAFLHAGGGHAVIYGPDGSSLAEKLPPDQEGILYADIDLGMIGVAKNAADPAGHYSRPDVTRLLLNTTRANRVEHFSLPVDAEVLSEIRLQA; via the coding sequence ATGGGTCTGGTTCATCAGAAATACAAGGTGGCGGTGGTGCAGGCGGCGCCGGTTTTTCTCGATCTCGACGCCACCGTCGACAAGACCATCTCGCTGATCGAGGAAGCTTCCGCGAACGGCGCCAAGCTGATCGCGTTTCCGGAAACCTTCATCCCCGGATATCCGTGGCAGATCTGGCTCGGCGCGCCGGCCTGGGCGATCGGCCGCGGCTTTGTGCAGCGGTATTTCGACAACTCGCTCGCCTTCGACAGCCCGCAGGCGGAAAAGATCCGCCAGGCCGTCAAACGCGCGAGGCTGACCGCGGTGCTCGGATTGTCCGAACGCGACGGCGGCAGCCTCTACATCGCGCAATGGCTGATCGGTCCCGACGGCGAGACCATCGCCAAGCGCCGGAAATTGCGTCCGACCCATGCCGAACGAACCGTGTTCGGCGAAGGCGACGGCAGCGATCTCGCGGTTCACGATCGCGCCGACGTCGGCAGGCTCGGCGCGCTGTGCTGCTGGGAGCATCTGCAGCCGCTGTCGAAATACGCGATGTATGCCCAGAACGAACAGGTGCATGTCGGGGCATGGCCGAGCTTTTCACTTTACGATCCGTTCGCGCATGCGCTCGGCCATGAGGTCAACAACGCCGCCAGCAAGGTCTATGCGGTCGAAGGCTCCTGCTTCTTCCTCGGCCCCTGCGCGGTGGTCTCGCAGGCGATGATCGAAGAGCTCTGCGACTCTCCTGAAAAGCACGCCTTCCTGCATGCCGGCGGTGGCCACGCCGTGATCTACGGGCCGGACGGCAGTTCGCTTGCCGAGAAACTCCCGCCCGATCAGGAAGGCATTTTGTACGCCGATATCGATCTCGGCATGATCGGGGTGGCGAAGAACGCCGCCGATCCGGCCGGGCATTATTCGCGGCCCGACGTCACGCGGCTGCTGCTCAACACCACGCGCGCCAACCGCGTCGAGCATTTCTCGCTGCCCGTCGATGCCGAAGTCTTGAGCGAAATCAGGCTGCAGGCCTGA
- a CDS encoding helix-turn-helix domain-containing protein: MAVVLDTRSCLPDRRLAVWQDIVCDTFVGLDCKSDLRGAFWGSVSQSRIGPAAFTRVDSTAQRVFRTPSRIARASEDFVLMALGNSGVNGVFQDGREAIVSAGQFVIYDTTRPYELRFDDCFSQTILQMPRKLLQQRIGSFDGLTATTFAGDRPLERLTYDFALNVSKTIEQVDPAAASRLLDQALDLLAMTLADRLHARLPDQSAHRSALLYRLKNHILTHLADPELSLPRTAAAVGISPRYASDLMADEQTSFRFYVQTQRLERCKRDLADPACQARHIGEIAFAWGFNDLAHFSRIFRQRFGVSPREWRERPGK; the protein is encoded by the coding sequence GTGGCTGTGGTGCTCGACACGCGTTCATGCCTCCCGGACCGCCGGCTTGCGGTGTGGCAGGACATCGTCTGCGACACTTTCGTTGGCCTCGACTGCAAATCGGATTTGCGCGGCGCGTTCTGGGGCTCGGTATCGCAATCCAGAATCGGGCCTGCGGCGTTCACGCGCGTCGATTCCACCGCGCAGCGGGTATTCCGCACGCCGTCGCGAATTGCGCGCGCCAGCGAAGATTTCGTGCTGATGGCGCTCGGCAACAGCGGCGTGAACGGCGTCTTCCAGGACGGCCGCGAGGCGATCGTCTCCGCGGGACAATTCGTCATCTACGACACCACCCGCCCCTACGAGCTGCGCTTCGACGACTGCTTTTCGCAGACCATCCTGCAGATGCCGCGCAAGCTGTTGCAGCAGCGCATCGGCTCGTTCGATGGTTTGACCGCAACGACGTTCGCCGGCGATCGTCCGCTCGAACGGCTGACCTATGATTTCGCGCTCAATGTCAGCAAGACGATCGAACAGGTTGATCCCGCCGCCGCAAGCCGCCTGCTCGACCAGGCGCTCGACCTGCTGGCGATGACGCTGGCCGACAGGCTGCATGCGCGCTTGCCGGATCAGTCGGCCCACCGCTCGGCGCTGCTCTATCGGCTCAAGAACCATATCCTGACGCATCTTGCCGATCCCGAATTGTCGCTGCCGCGCACCGCAGCCGCGGTCGGAATCTCGCCGCGTTACGCCAGCGACCTGATGGCGGACGAGCAGACCTCGTTCCGCTTCTATGTGCAGACCCAACGGCTGGAACGCTGCAAGCGCGACCTTGCCGACCCCGCCTGTCAGGCCCGGCACATCGGCGAGATCGCCTTCGCGTGGGGCTTTAACGACCTCGCCCATTTCAGCCGTATCTTCAGGCAGCGTTTCGGCGTCTCGCCGCGCGAATGGCGCGAGCGGCCCGGCAAATAG
- a CDS encoding GNAT family N-acetyltransferase translates to MYLTVIAAALANSSVRTLSQQEELPLLRDHLLRLDRISRRDRFHGFMDDSFIERYAEKCANDGTVIIAFFEDGVVRGAAELHPPDQSPDSLPEIAFSVEASVRRRGVGSILFRKLIAVARAKGYKSLRITTGAQNEAMRALASKFGAQLVFRHGESTGTIDLTKYDQAEFATSWVENAVNATRAAVAFNRAYWRMLLRMASTAPSEWGAS, encoded by the coding sequence ATGTACCTCACCGTTATTGCGGCCGCGCTCGCCAACAGCAGCGTGCGCACGCTCAGCCAGCAGGAAGAATTGCCGCTGTTGCGCGATCACCTGCTCCGGCTTGATCGCATCAGCCGCCGCGACCGTTTCCATGGCTTCATGGACGACAGCTTCATCGAGCGCTACGCCGAGAAATGCGCCAATGACGGCACGGTCATCATTGCTTTCTTCGAAGATGGCGTGGTTCGGGGCGCGGCAGAGCTGCATCCGCCGGATCAGTCGCCGGATTCGCTTCCCGAGATCGCCTTCAGCGTTGAAGCGTCGGTGCGCCGTCGCGGCGTCGGCAGCATCCTGTTTCGCAAGCTGATCGCGGTGGCGCGGGCCAAGGGCTACAAGAGCCTGCGGATCACCACCGGCGCGCAGAACGAGGCGATGCGGGCACTTGCCAGCAAGTTCGGCGCGCAACTCGTCTTCCGCCACGGCGAATCGACCGGCACGATCGATCTGACGAAATATGATCAGGCCGAGTTCGCCACGTCTTGGGTCGAGAACGCGGTGAATGCAACGCGCGCGGCCGTGGCCTTCAACCGCGCCTATTGGCGAATGCTGCTTCGGATGGCTAGTACCGCGCCGTCGGAGTGGGGCGCCTCGTAA
- a CDS encoding DUF2161 domain-containing phosphodiesterase produces METALYLPVKRFLEKLGFTVKGEVGGCDLVALSGDDPPIVVIGELKLSFNLELILQAVDRAGAADEVWLAAKLSARGKGRESDARYRNLCRRLGFGMLAVTNTGDVEVIVKPPTSAPRRDPKKRSRLIAEHQKRKGDPVLGGSTRAPIMTAYRQQALACASALSGGPRRVRDLRSEIPDAGKILLHNVYGWFDRAERGIYVLTDAGHAALKRWPQQPLDLPAAGNSAP; encoded by the coding sequence TTGGAAACCGCGCTATATCTCCCCGTCAAACGCTTCCTCGAAAAGCTCGGCTTCACGGTCAAGGGCGAGGTCGGCGGCTGCGACCTGGTCGCGCTGAGCGGCGACGACCCGCCGATCGTGGTGATCGGTGAACTGAAGCTTTCCTTCAATCTGGAACTGATCCTGCAGGCGGTGGACCGCGCCGGCGCCGCCGACGAGGTCTGGCTCGCGGCCAAATTATCCGCGCGCGGCAAGGGCCGCGAAAGCGACGCGCGCTACCGCAATCTCTGCCGCCGGCTTGGTTTCGGCATGCTCGCCGTCACCAATACCGGCGATGTCGAGGTGATCGTGAAGCCGCCGACATCAGCCCCCCGCCGCGACCCCAAAAAACGCTCGCGCCTGATCGCGGAGCATCAGAAGCGCAAGGGCGATCCCGTCCTGGGCGGATCGACGCGCGCGCCGATCATGACGGCCTATCGCCAGCAGGCGCTGGCTTGCGCCTCGGCGCTGTCGGGCGGGCCGCGACGCGTCCGGGACCTGCGCTCCGAGATTCCCGATGCCGGAAAAATCCTGCTGCATAACGTCTATGGCTGGTTCGATCGCGCCGAGCGCGGTATCTATGTCCTCACCGATGCGGGCCATGCCGCGTTGAAGCGCTGGCCGCAACAGCCGCTGGATCTGCCCGCGGCCGGCAATTCCGCGCCCTGA
- a CDS encoding GrlR family regulatory protein, which produces MLKGLYKFRFTTERGEGSGVMFATAGGRLYGGDSGSSFVGSFTEADGIVSCEVTMSRHYHDPRYVPMFEVEHAVMNFTGKPRGEGIHFEGGSAALPGVHFTTVLTPIDVTDAPAPGEVGPDAIGNGLYSIHIRMLDGIDAGNTGVMMLRDGRIRGGDAFFDYIGAYSAANGKWKGELVNREHTPAISERPIFGGHEVGIGFSGTYDADGAEGEATALAGKRSIRFKAVLRKLVDVED; this is translated from the coding sequence GTGCTGAAAGGACTGTACAAATTCCGTTTCACGACGGAGCGCGGGGAAGGTTCGGGCGTGATGTTCGCGACCGCGGGCGGCAGGCTCTATGGCGGCGATTCCGGCTCTTCCTTTGTCGGCAGCTTCACCGAGGCTGATGGCATCGTCTCTTGCGAGGTGACGATGTCCCGCCATTATCACGATCCCAGATACGTGCCGATGTTCGAGGTCGAACATGCCGTGATGAACTTCACGGGCAAGCCTCGCGGCGAGGGAATTCACTTCGAGGGCGGCAGCGCGGCCTTGCCCGGCGTCCATTTCACGACCGTTCTGACCCCGATCGATGTTACCGACGCGCCGGCGCCTGGTGAAGTCGGGCCTGACGCGATCGGCAACGGACTGTATTCGATCCACATTCGCATGCTGGACGGCATCGATGCCGGCAATACCGGCGTCATGATGCTGCGCGACGGCCGCATCCGCGGCGGCGACGCGTTCTTCGATTATATCGGCGCGTATTCGGCGGCGAACGGCAAATGGAAAGGCGAACTCGTCAACCGCGAACATACGCCGGCCATAAGCGAGCGGCCGATATTCGGCGGCCATGAAGTCGGCATCGGCTTTTCCGGCACCTACGACGCCGATGGCGCCGAAGGCGAAGCCACCGCACTCGCGGGCAAGCGCAGCATCCGCTTCAAGGCGGTGCTGCGGAAGTTGGTGGATGTCGAAGACTAG
- the fabG gene encoding 3-oxoacyl-ACP reductase FabG, translating into MDGKVIVVTGALGALGSVVVDEALARGARIASVDHAPTQAPATADLFELGGVDLTDAAQARKAIDTAASHFGKLDALINIAGGFAFETVADGDPRTWQRMYALNVMTALNASRTAIPHLVASGAGRIVNVGAMGALQAGAGMGAYAASKAGVHRLTEALAAELKGKITVNAVLPSIIDTAANRASMPKADFAKWVAPKELAEVILFLASDAASAITGALLPVNGRV; encoded by the coding sequence ATGGACGGAAAGGTCATTGTGGTGACGGGGGCTCTCGGCGCACTTGGCAGCGTCGTCGTCGACGAGGCGCTGGCGCGCGGCGCCAGGATTGCGAGCGTCGATCACGCCCCGACGCAAGCGCCGGCAACAGCCGATCTGTTCGAACTTGGCGGCGTCGATCTCACCGACGCGGCGCAAGCCAGGAAAGCCATCGACACCGCCGCATCGCATTTCGGCAAGCTCGATGCGCTGATCAACATCGCCGGCGGCTTCGCCTTCGAAACGGTGGCGGATGGCGATCCCAGGACATGGCAGCGGATGTACGCGCTCAACGTCATGACCGCGCTGAACGCATCGCGCACGGCGATCCCGCATCTCGTCGCATCGGGTGCCGGGCGCATCGTCAATGTCGGCGCAATGGGCGCGCTGCAGGCAGGTGCCGGCATGGGCGCCTACGCTGCCTCCAAGGCCGGCGTGCATCGCCTCACCGAGGCGCTTGCCGCCGAACTGAAGGGCAAGATCACCGTCAACGCCGTGCTGCCGTCGATTATCGACACCGCAGCCAACCGCGCCAGCATGCCCAAAGCCGATTTCGCCAAATGGGTGGCGCCGAAGGAATTGGCCGAGGTGATCCTGTTCCTCGCCAGCGACGCGGCGAGCGCCATCACCGGCGCGCTGCTGCCGGTGAACGGGAGGGTTTAG
- a CDS encoding SGNH/GDSL hydrolase family protein, with product MPDATRPCETHPDLVSFKYPLRYFKEALRYRRKVKIVAIGSSSTAGVLPVLPYPPRLELLLRNKFNFYGRMIDVLNRGIKGQESPEELSRLETDVIDETPALVIWQVGTNAVYRSASYNPDEVGEAITVGLDWLAGLQMDVVLMDLQYTQVMVDQAHLEQSNAMVKRITAIGEKAGVNVFRRFALMKRWVDDGIPILDLDDGENSHLHTGEWATNCITHALSDAIERAVEMDGVT from the coding sequence ATGCCCGACGCGACCAGGCCCTGCGAGACGCATCCCGATCTCGTCAGCTTCAAATACCCGCTGCGGTATTTCAAGGAAGCTCTCAGGTACAGGCGAAAGGTCAAGATCGTCGCAATTGGATCGTCCTCGACGGCGGGCGTCCTGCCGGTCTTGCCTTATCCGCCCCGGTTGGAGTTGCTCCTGCGGAACAAATTCAATTTCTACGGCCGGATGATCGACGTGCTCAATCGCGGGATCAAGGGACAGGAGTCTCCGGAGGAATTATCGCGCCTCGAGACCGATGTGATCGATGAAACACCGGCGCTGGTCATCTGGCAGGTCGGCACCAACGCCGTATATCGGAGCGCCAGCTATAATCCGGATGAAGTGGGAGAGGCGATCACGGTCGGTCTTGATTGGCTGGCCGGCTTGCAGATGGATGTGGTGCTGATGGACCTGCAATATACGCAAGTGATGGTTGACCAAGCCCACCTTGAGCAGTCCAACGCGATGGTGAAGCGGATAACGGCCATTGGAGAGAAGGCCGGGGTCAACGTCTTCCGCCGCTTCGCGCTGATGAAGCGCTGGGTCGACGACGGCATTCCGATCCTCGATCTGGACGATGGAGAAAACTCCCACCTTCATACCGGCGAATGGGCGACCAATTGCATCACGCATGCCCTTTCCGACGCGATCGAGCGGGCGGTCGAAATGGACGGCGTCACGTAA
- a CDS encoding tyrosine-protein phosphatase: protein MSDSPARHLNLSGASNFRDLGGYPTSDGRTVRWRQIFRSNHLGHLTGDDVSVLRELGVRSAFDFRGTEERTAALCGMPEITVHSLPVEPTVVAALRAIVAAGTPLSTDHAVEVMRDSYRSYVQKNTRHYRALFAHLLEDRAPLVIHCTAGKDRTGFACALILHALGVSEDIISEDYLLTNRFYRRDPNHSTDLPDDIRQVLGSVQASFLAAAFEAIDADYGDLETYLREGLGLGEAERAHLEARYLQG, encoded by the coding sequence ATGTCAGATTCTCCTGCCCGCCATCTCAACCTCTCCGGCGCCAGCAATTTCCGCGACCTCGGCGGCTATCCCACCAGCGACGGCCGGACCGTGCGCTGGCGGCAGATTTTTCGCTCCAACCATCTCGGTCATCTCACCGGTGACGATGTCTCCGTGCTGCGGGAGCTCGGCGTGCGCAGCGCGTTCGATTTTCGCGGCACCGAGGAGCGCACCGCCGCCCTGTGCGGCATGCCGGAAATCACCGTCCACTCGCTGCCGGTCGAACCCACGGTGGTCGCGGCGCTGCGCGCGATCGTGGCTGCCGGCACACCGCTGTCGACGGACCACGCCGTCGAGGTGATGCGCGACTCCTACCGCAGCTACGTACAGAAGAACACGCGGCACTACCGGGCGCTGTTTGCGCATTTGCTGGAAGACCGCGCGCCGCTGGTGATCCATTGTACCGCCGGCAAGGATCGCACCGGCTTTGCCTGCGCGCTGATCCTGCATGCGCTCGGCGTTTCCGAGGACATCATTTCGGAAGACTATCTCCTGACCAACCGCTTCTACCGGCGAGATCCCAATCACAGCACCGACCTGCCTGACGACATCAGGCAGGTGCTTGGTTCGGTGCAGGCCTCGTTCCTCGCCGCCGCGTTCGAGGCCATCGACGCCGACTACGGCGATCTCGAGACCTATCTCCGAGAGGGCCTCGGTCTCGGCGAAGCCGAGCGCGCCCATCTCGAAGCGCGCTATCTGCAAGGCTGA
- a CDS encoding MliC family protein: protein MNRRNITIFGAALGLAAVAVTASPASAQSSFRNYRCTDGSQFMVGFFQYDKRAHLQLDGKAVTLPRRWTLSGSRYQGKGVTLRITKAGVTTLKHARRRTTTCEQT from the coding sequence ATGAATCGGCGGAACATCACGATTTTTGGCGCGGCGCTGGGCCTCGCCGCGGTTGCAGTTACGGCATCGCCGGCGTCGGCGCAGTCCAGCTTCCGGAACTATCGTTGCACCGACGGATCGCAATTCATGGTCGGATTTTTCCAGTACGACAAACGCGCCCATCTGCAACTGGACGGCAAGGCGGTGACGCTGCCGAGGCGTTGGACCCTTTCGGGCTCGCGTTATCAGGGGAAGGGCGTGACCTTACGGATCACCAAGGCCGGGGTTACCACGCTCAAGCACGCCAGACGGCGGACCACGACGTGCGAGCAGACATGA
- a CDS encoding DUF2735 domain-containing protein, whose protein sequence is MTTGLNQGTAKIYQFPTGGRAALGGRRYGETKAVTEFAAAQPVNLADCCDSWYHAAAIQDAQTERDH, encoded by the coding sequence ATGACTACGGGTTTGAATCAGGGGACCGCCAAGATTTACCAATTCCCCACCGGGGGCCGGGCGGCTCTCGGCGGACGTCGCTATGGCGAGACCAAAGCCGTGACCGAGTTTGCCGCTGCCCAGCCGGTCAACCTCGCTGACTGCTGCGATAGCTGGTACCACGCCGCGGCGATCCAGGACGCCCAGACCGAGCGGGATCACTGA